The Gemmatimonadaceae bacterium DNA segment GCAGCCACATCTCCCAGTGGTAGCCGAGGCCCTGGAACTGGCCGTGACTGCCGATGCCCACGCGTCCGCCCTGCTGGAAGATCTTGTACGCATCGGCGGCGTGCTTGGGGAAGGCGTACTCGTCATCGGAGAACCAACCACCCGGCGTACCGTCGGTGGGGCGGCGGCCGACGCGGCGGCGCGTGTTGGCCGCGAGCTCCGCGTACGGCATCCAGCGCCGCACCTTGGGATCGTCATACGGCTTCTCGCGTGTGTAAAACCAGTTCTCGCCCCAGGGGCCGCCGTAGTTCACGACCAGCGTCGGCGTGTAGGCGATGCCCGTCCACGCGAAGAAGCCCGTGACGTCGCCGTACAGCGGCGTCACCGGAATGTTGTGCTCCTGGCCGCTGTAGCCGTCCTGTGCCATCGAGAGGTTGAGACGGAAGTCCAGCGAACCCTCGGTGGTCGGCATAATCTCCTGTTCGCGCGCGGCCTGGATGATCCACTGCCGCTGCTCGCGATTGCCGGCCACGTACATCTTGATGGTCTTGGTGTCGTAGTAGCGGCTGTAGCGCCGCAGCACGCGCCGCGCGTCCTCGAGGTTGCGCACGTTCTCTTCCCAGAACACGCCCGGGCCGGTGCTGTACACGCGCGGGCCCATCGAGAGTCCCGCGTCCACCATATCGCCGTAGGTGAGCACGTCGGTGGTCGCGGTCTGTGGGTCGCGTGTGGTCGTCACGCCATAGGCGAGGTTGGCGAGGTACATCCACGGCTGCGCCTTATGGATGCCCCACGACGGCCACATATGCGCGTGGGTGTCCACGAAGCCCGGGATCACCGTGCGTCCGCTGACGTCGCGGATGGTGGCGTCGGCGGGAATCTCCACGCTGCCGCGCGCGCCCACGGCGCGGATGCGGTTGTTGACGATGACGATGTCGGCGTTCTCGATGATCTCGGTGCCGCGCATCGTGATCGCGCGGCCACCGCGCAGCACCAGCGTCCCGCGCGGGATGTCCCGCGCGATGGGCACGCTCACGCGGCGCTCCACCGGCTCGTAGGGCTTGGGCTTGAGCGTGGTGTCGGCGCGCCAGGTCGCAGAATCGCGCAGCGCCAGCTCGCGCACCCGCGCCGAGTCGATGTCATAGCGCGCGATGGCATTGCCGATGCCCCAGAGCACGGAGCGGCCACTGGTGAGCCACGACGGGAACTGCCCGCCGATGTCGGTAAGCTTGCGCGACGGGAACGCCGCGTTGTCGACATTGGCGACGGAGATCGTCACCGCCTCGCCACGCACCTGCGGCACGGTCACCACGTAGATGTGGTTGCCGACGGTCGCGAGCGCTTGGTCGCCGCGCGGCGCCATTATCGTGAGGCTGGCCGGCGGTGGCGGGTTGTCCTCGCGCGGATCGTCGCTGTCCTCCTCGCAGTACACGTGCGACTCGGCGCACTCCACCGAGCTGCCGGGCGCGATCGGACCGGTCACGCGCACGATGCGGATCTCGTCGGTGCCGTCCCAGCGGATGGACGAAAGCCCCTGACCGCTGGAGAGGACGATGCGTGAGGTATCCTGCGTGAAGTGCGGCCGCGTGCGGCCCTGCGTCTCGGCGATCACCGTCGCGGCGCCGCCAGCGGCCGGCACCCAGACGAACTCCGTCGCCGCGCCCGGCGCACCCTGCGCGACGGCGTCGGCGAAGGCGCGAGCAGGGCCGCGGATGGCGACTACGCGACGGCCGTCCGGCGACCAGGCCGGCTGCTGATAGAATGCCGGCTCCGTCGTGAGCGGGGCGGGGGAGGCGTTGCGTGCATCGAGCGCGATGCGCATCACGCGGCCGGCGCTGCCGTCCCAGGTGACGTAGGCCAGCGTGCGCCCGTCGGGCGACCACGCCGGCTGCGCCTCGACGACATCGGCGTTGGTGACGCGCCGCGGCGTGCCGCTGGGCCAATCCATCACATAGAGGCGGTCGAGCACGGTGAAGGCGAGGCGACGCCCGTCCGGCGAGAGCGCCGGATCACGCAGTTGCCGCGCGACGAAGGTGGACGAATCCGACACCGCGTACTCGAACTGCACGCGGGGGCCGGCCGCGATCTCGGCCTGCACGCGGAATGGAATCTCCGCCTGGCCTGAGCCGTCCATCGCGATGCGCCAGAGCTTGCCGCCGTACGAGGCAACCAGGCTGCGGCCGTCTGGCGTGAAGGCCATTCCCGGCAGCGCGTCGAGCGCGGCGCGCGATTCCATATCGTCGCGCTGGGTGGGGAAGGCCAGCCAGCGGTCCTCGCCGGTGACGAGATCGCGCAGGCGCAGACCCGTCTGCGCGTCGAAGCGCGAGCCGTAAACGACGACGCGATTGTCCGGCGAAAGCGTCGGACGTGCCGCCGAACCGTACGAGAAGGTCTGCGTCACCGAGCGACCCGTCTCGCGGTCGTAGCGCACGAGCTGGTACTGCGGGAAGTTCGCGTTGTAGTGCCAGGCACCGTTGCGTTCGGCGAACCACACGTAGCGTCCGTCGCGGGTGACCGCGGGGCCGGAATGCGCCTGCGTGGCGGCGTTGCCCGTGGTCGCGATCAACTGCGTGCCGCTGCCGCCGTCGCGATGGTAGATCCACAGCTTGGTGGTGCCGCCGCGGAAGGGCGCGCGCGCCGCCACGAGATACTGTCCGTCCGGCGTCCACGTGGGCGACACGTAGCGGTTGGTCTTGCCGCGTGTCAGTTGCGTCTTCTTGCCGCTGGCGACTTCGAGCAACCAGAGGTTGTCGCCGCCGTCCTCGTCGCTCACGTAGACGATGTGCTTGCCGTCCGGCGAGAAGCGCGGCTGCGCGTCGAAGGGCATCCCGCTGGTGAGCGCCGTCGCCGTGCCGCCGCCGATCGGCATCGTGTACAGGTCGCCGAGCATATCGAACACCAGGGTGCGGCCGTCGGGCGAGACGTCCACCGAGAGCCACGAGCCTTCGGTGGTGTTCAGCGTCCAGTTCCGCGTGGCCTCCAGCGGCAGGCCGCGGCGCGCCGGGCGGGTGGCGGCGCTGTCCTGCGCCGGCAGGACGAGCGGGAAGAGCAGGGTGCAAGCCAGCAGTCGCAGGATCGCGGGAACGCGCATCGGGGTGCTCCAACGGGGGGAGACGGTCCGCGCACGCTGCGCGGAGCTACAGGCGGAGAACTTCTCCTCGCCGCCGCGGATTGTCCACTCACGATGCCCGATTCCGACGCCACCGACTCTGCCACACCCGCCGAGCCGCCGCCGTCGCCGGCAACGCGCTGGCAGCGTTTCCGGCGCTACGTCACCTGGACCAACGCGCTCACGCTGCTCCTGCTCGCGTGGGTCGCGCCGCGGTTGCTGCCGCACCTCGGCGCCGTGGTCGGCGTGGAATCCGGTCCGGCGACGACGCCCGCCTACGCCTACGTGGGGCTCGACGGCGAGCCACTCTCCGACGAATCGCTGCGCGGCAAGGTGGTGCTCGTGAACTTCTGGGCGACTTGGTGTACGCCCTGCCGCGTGGAAATGCCGGCGCTGGACCGGATGCACCGCCGGCACGAGGATGCGGGCTTTGTAGTCGTGGGGCTGGCGGTGGACCGCGTGAGCACCGAGGCCGTGCGCGACTTCGTGCGCGAGCGAGGCGTCAGTTATCCGATCGCGCACGTGGACCCAAGCGCTGAGGCGACCTTCGGCGGCGTGCGTGGATATCCGACGTCGTTTCTGCTCGACCGCCAAGGACGCATCCGGCACACGGTGATCGGGCCAGTGGCGCCGGTGAGCCTCGAGCCCGCCGTGCGCCGGCTACTGGCCGAGTAGGTGAATCACCGACTTGCCGCTCGGCGCCGCCATCGTAATATTACTTGTTGGTTATACGACGATTGACAATCCCAGCCGGAGCACGCGATGGGCACGTACCACGCCACGATCAAGTGGAACCGCGGCAACGACGAGTTCCTCCGCCAGAAGTACTCGCGCGGCCACACCTGGCACTTCGACGAAGGCATCACCGTGCCGGCGTCGGCCTCGCCGCTGGTCCTGCGCGCGCCGCTTTCGGTGGCCGCTGCGGTGGACCCCGAGGAGGCCCTCGTCGCCTCACTCAGCAGTTGCCATATGCTTTTTGCGCTCTCGCACCTCTCCAAGCACGGCGCGGTCGTCGAGTCGTACGAAGACGCGGCCGAGGGCGTGATGGAGAAGCGACCCGACGGCAAGACGGCATTGGTGCGCGTCACGCTCAAGCCGGTGATCACCGTCAGCGCCAACGCGCCGGACGCCGAGACCTTCGCCAAGCTGCATCACGACGCGCACGAGGAGTGCTACATCGCCAACTCGGTGAACTTCCCGGTGCTCGTGGAGCCGCAGCTGGTCGTCCGCTGAGTGCGCGGCGGGCGCGCCGCTGCGGCGCGCCCGCTCAGTCCGCCACGAGGATGCCGCGCACGTCGCGCGCGATCACCTGGCCGAGCTCGTCCAGCGGCAGGTCGTTCTTGTCCGTGCCGAAGGGCTCCTCGATCTCGCCCGCCAGCAGCTCGAGCCCCATCGTCGCGAAGAACGTGAACATACAGGCGATCACCGTGCCGTAGCCGAACTCGAGCACCAGCCCGAACGGCATAACGAACGCGTACAGCAGCACGAACTGCTTCACGTAGCTCGAATACGAGAACGGGATCGGCGTGTTGCGGATGCGTTCGCAGGAGCCGGCGATGTCGTCGAACTGCTGCAGCAGCGGCGTGAGGCGCAGCAGCGCGTCCGGACCAAGCGCCCCGCCCTCGGCGTCCTGCCGGACCTCGGCGTGGAGCTCGCTCAGCAGGCGGTTCGGCAGGTGCGGGCCCTGGCTACCCACGGGCCGGCGCAGGTGCGTCGCCAGGGTCGGCGGGAAGTCGGCGAGCAGCGTCGCGTAGCGCGCCCGGCGCTCCAGCGGCGCGGCGGCGAGATGCCGAGACAGCCCGCGCGAGACGTTCACGAGCTGGCCCCAGAGGCGTCGCCCCTCCCACCAGCGTTCGTAGGCCGTGTTGGTGCGGAACACCAACAAGAGGCCGAGGATGATGCCGAGGATGGAGAGGAACGAGGGCCCCAGCGGGACCGCCACGCGGAACAGGTCGGTCTCCACCCAGACCACCAAGGCGGCCCAGGCACCGGCGCCGAGCACGTCGAAGAACAGCGTCCGGAAGACCGGGCTCCGCGGGAAATCCAGCAGCACGCGGACCCACTGCTTGGGGTCGTAGGCGATCATACCGATATTATACCGAGTCCCCGAACCCCCATCGCCTATGCGCTCCGCCATCCTCGCCCTGCTCCTGACCGCCTCGGCCACCGCCGCC contains these protein-coding regions:
- a CDS encoding TlpA family protein disulfide reductase; the protein is MPDSDATDSATPAEPPPSPATRWQRFRRYVTWTNALTLLLLAWVAPRLLPHLGAVVGVESGPATTPAYAYVGLDGEPLSDESLRGKVVLVNFWATWCTPCRVEMPALDRMHRRHEDAGFVVVGLAVDRVSTEAVRDFVRERGVSYPIAHVDPSAEATFGGVRGYPTSFLLDRQGRIRHTVIGPVAPVSLEPAVRRLLAE
- a CDS encoding PD40 domain-containing protein, which produces MRVPAILRLLACTLLFPLVLPAQDSAATRPARRGLPLEATRNWTLNTTEGSWLSVDVSPDGRTLVFDMLGDLYTMPIGGGTATALTSGMPFDAQPRFSPDGKHIVYVSDEDGGDNLWLLEVASGKKTQLTRGKTNRYVSPTWTPDGQYLVAARAPFRGGTTKLWIYHRDGGSGTQLIATTGNAATQAHSGPAVTRDGRYVWFAERNGAWHYNANFPQYQLVRYDRETGRSVTQTFSYGSAARPTLSPDNRVVVYGSRFDAQTGLRLRDLVTGEDRWLAFPTQRDDMESRAALDALPGMAFTPDGRSLVASYGGKLWRIAMDGSGQAEIPFRVQAEIAAGPRVQFEYAVSDSSTFVARQLRDPALSPDGRRLAFTVLDRLYVMDWPSGTPRRVTNADVVEAQPAWSPDGRTLAYVTWDGSAGRVMRIALDARNASPAPLTTEPAFYQQPAWSPDGRRVVAIRGPARAFADAVAQGAPGAATEFVWVPAAGGAATVIAETQGRTRPHFTQDTSRIVLSSGQGLSSIRWDGTDEIRIVRVTGPIAPGSSVECAESHVYCEEDSDDPREDNPPPPASLTIMAPRGDQALATVGNHIYVVTVPQVRGEAVTISVANVDNAAFPSRKLTDIGGQFPSWLTSGRSVLWGIGNAIARYDIDSARVRELALRDSATWRADTTLKPKPYEPVERRVSVPIARDIPRGTLVLRGGRAITMRGTEIIENADIVIVNNRIRAVGARGSVEIPADATIRDVSGRTVIPGFVDTHAHMWPSWGIHKAQPWMYLANLAYGVTTTRDPQTATTDVLTYGDMVDAGLSMGPRVYSTGPGVFWEENVRNLEDARRVLRRYSRYYDTKTIKMYVAGNREQRQWIIQAAREQEIMPTTEGSLDFRLNLSMAQDGYSGQEHNIPVTPLYGDVTGFFAWTGIAYTPTLVVNYGGPWGENWFYTREKPYDDPKVRRWMPYAELAANTRRRVGRRPTDGTPGGWFSDDEYAFPKHAADAYKIFQQGGRVGIGSHGQFQGLGYHWEMWLLKEGGWSNHDVLRVATTVGADAIGLGQQLGSIEAGKLADLVILDRDPLADLRNTNSISAVMKNGRLYDGMTLAEQWPRQRPGPSVDGLRRDPDTKAGMR
- a CDS encoding OsmC family protein: MGTYHATIKWNRGNDEFLRQKYSRGHTWHFDEGITVPASASPLVLRAPLSVAAAVDPEEALVASLSSCHMLFALSHLSKHGAVVESYEDAAEGVMEKRPDGKTALVRVTLKPVITVSANAPDAETFAKLHHDAHEECYIANSVNFPVLVEPQLVVR